The following proteins come from a genomic window of Nostoc sp. TCL26-01:
- a CDS encoding DUF4258 domain-containing protein, whose amino-acid sequence MEYKISRHAQTEIARRKIPLSLVESVLDNPQQVLLERESQKVYQSKVDFGNGKIF is encoded by the coding sequence ATGGAATACAAAATTTCTCGTCACGCACAAACTGAAATAGCAAGAAGAAAGATTCCTCTTTCTCTCGTTGAATCTGTTTTGGATAATCCTCAACAAGTTTTACTCGAAAGAGAATCCCAGAAAGTATATCAATCAAAAGTTGACTTTGGTAACGGTAAAATATTCTGA
- a CDS encoding iron-containing alcohol dehydrogenase family protein, with protein MSNQLSNQTLSTQTPNSLLTLAVAPAKVIRGSDILQAAVGEIAKLGDRPLIVAGNSTMTISQEILQPILANQNLHFAQAAYGADCAETGLKSLRKLAKEHKADVIIGLGGGKALDTAKLVAHQSQLPVVTIPTSAATCAAWTALSNVYSEAGAFLYDVALSRCPDLLILDYNLIQTAPPHTLVAGIGDAIAKWYEASVSSGHLPQTLIIAAVQQARILRDILFQKSTAAIQQPGSEVWQEVVDATVLLAGVIGGLGGAQCRTVAAHAVHNGLTHIAGHNSIHGEKVAYGILVQLRLEEMVQGNQLALTARQQLLKFYAEIGLPQKLGDLGLGNITLGELQTAAEIALAPQSDIHRLPFKVALEQLMAAMVSTTAPTDSRDLVNRVSTRGISDEVEE; from the coding sequence ATGTCTAATCAACTATCTAATCAAACCTTGTCTACTCAAACTCCTAACTCATTACTTACTCTCGCTGTTGCCCCAGCTAAAGTTATCCGTGGTTCTGATATCTTACAGGCGGCAGTAGGAGAAATTGCCAAATTGGGCGATCGTCCTTTGATTGTGGCAGGTAATAGTACCATGACCATTAGTCAAGAAATTCTTCAGCCAATTTTAGCTAACCAAAATTTGCATTTTGCTCAGGCTGCCTATGGTGCAGATTGTGCTGAGACTGGTTTAAAATCTCTGAGGAAGTTAGCTAAGGAACATAAAGCTGATGTGATTATTGGCTTGGGTGGTGGTAAAGCCTTGGATACAGCTAAATTAGTTGCTCATCAGTCGCAGTTACCTGTAGTGACAATTCCCACCTCGGCGGCTACTTGTGCAGCATGGACTGCTTTATCGAATGTGTATTCTGAGGCAGGTGCTTTTCTCTATGATGTGGCTTTGTCTCGCTGTCCCGATTTACTCATCCTTGACTACAATTTAATTCAAACTGCACCACCACATACATTAGTAGCAGGAATTGGGGATGCGATCGCTAAATGGTACGAAGCCTCAGTTAGTAGCGGACATTTGCCGCAGACTTTAATTATTGCCGCAGTCCAACAAGCCAGGATATTACGCGATATTTTATTCCAAAAGTCAACTGCCGCCATACAGCAACCAGGCAGTGAAGTTTGGCAAGAAGTTGTGGATGCTACTGTCTTACTAGCTGGAGTAATTGGTGGCTTGGGTGGCGCACAATGTCGGACTGTGGCAGCCCATGCAGTCCACAATGGTTTAACTCATATCGCTGGACACAATAGCATCCACGGCGAAAAAGTCGCCTACGGGATTTTAGTGCAACTGCGTTTAGAAGAAATGGTACAGGGAAATCAACTTGCACTCACAGCCCGGCAACAATTATTAAAGTTTTACGCAGAGATTGGACTGCCACAAAAATTAGGAGATTTGGGGTTGGGTAATATTACCCTGGGCGAGTTACAAACAGCCGCCGAAATCGCTTTAGCACCTCAATCTGACATTCATCGACTACCATTCAAAGTTGCATTAGAACAATTGATGGCGGCGATGGTTTCTACTACTGCACCAACAGATAGTAGAGACTTGGTTAATCGTGTCTCCACCAGGGGAATAAGTGACGAGGTTGAGGAATGA